The segment ttcaaattgcgATGACttcttgaaatcttattttataacttaagagagtttcctaaaaaaatatcatactCTACTATTGGATGGATCTCGACGATAGTATTCAAAATCTGACAAAAAACATATGGTCGATatagcgctgtaaattttggtgaaaatttgaaaaatttgaattataactGTAGAAAAGtcctcttttgattttatttacaaaattatttgaaccaATAATGTGATCAACTGCAAACAGGTCCAATATTGTCCAATTTTGTGCCCAATATAATTGCCACTTAAaaggatattttaataatttttggctttttagtCGGTGTTCAAACTGTACGACACGGAAAAGACGGGATCGCTGAGTGCTTTTGAGCTGCGCCAGGCGCTCAACTCTGCCGGCTACAGGCTGAACAATCACATCCTGAACATTCTGATGCACCGCTACGGCACCAAGGAGGGAAGAATTTCATTCGACGACTTTATTGCCTGCGCTGTTCGTCTCAGATCTATGATTGGTGAGGATTCATCTGACttgttcttttaaatttcgtcTAAATTTTCGTATTGTTGCAGACATGTTCAAGGAGAGAGATCCTGATAACACCAACACTGCTGCATTTACTCTGGAGGAATGGGTGGAAAAGACCGTGTACTCTTAAGAAGCCAAATTATCCTTTGAGATTATATAACGGAGGTGGCGTAAGTcacgtttttatattttcaaccCTCCGACTTGCGATTTCTTTTGAGCTAATACTTTTTGATCAATTAAACGCCACCTTCGACTATAGATTTACTATTTACGCACACTACAACTCGcgcaacttttttaattaattaatgctaatCTAAATGTGCTGCAAAAATGCTGATTCTGTGGTAATCAAAGTCTAGCTTACAAGAGTACCTCTTTGCAGTTATTTATACAGTGAGCATATTTATTgtgctttttataaattcagcTATTAGGGCAACTTATTATGATATTCTGAGCTATAGATATTATGCATCCCAGAgatggtaaaattaaatatattgctATTTATGTTAAAACTTGATCTGTCCCAATCGGCTTAAAgcttctaaataaattttggatcgtatattaaaaaaatcgtcttactttattttcattttaaatacacaATTCATCGAgtcttaataataaataaagtgaTCAACACGAATTCTCAAGTACTTTGTCTACTATCACAATAATTTgtatccaaaaataaattttattattcaattaaagtCGAGTCGTTTCACCTCAGCACGCAGAGCAGGGCAATCCAAATCCAAATCGTGCCGCCTGCAACACACAGGTGCTATTTGTTAGTCCGCAGCAGGGATTAATATGATGAGACGTACACACctctaattaaattaggaGCACGGCTCTCTTCCATGGCTGCCAAAATAGACTCTGAGCGCAATCtttgttcaattaaaagcaCCTCGGTCATTCTGGTGAAGGAAAACACGCTGCTCACGCATTTGAGGCGCAAACTGAAATTCATGTTGTTCAGCTGCTCGTCTGTCAGGGTCAGGTTCAACCTGACCACCTCGACGTTGAACTTGCCGAGAGGCACGATGAATTTCTCCAAATCTTTTTCTTTCACCTGGAAAGTAAATAGGCTCCACTAAAACTGAGGAATGGCATGAGACccaaaaatcaactaaatttaggctataataataattttgccttttaCCAATTTTCACACAGAAATCAACAAGATACAGcacaaattttcctaaaacaCGAGAAAATCTGGTAACTGCAAATGGAGATTTTTGTCTACTGGTGACttggcaaattttattgcaattttaaatagataagtttattttgctcgttaaaacaaattgaaaaattaggaaaaacaaattgtgcACTCACCGGCTCCTCATTCAGAAAAATGCTCAATTTTCCTGGCGGCTTAGAGTAAAAATTGGTGCAGTTGACCGAAATAATACTCAGCCCCTCGTCAGACAGGCTCTTTTCCACGGTGACATTGGGCGCCAAGTTCGGCATCTCTGCAACAATATAGAGAGCAGGCCACTGCGTGAGTGAGAACTGAGCAGCAGCACGGATCgcatttcaaaaaacaaaCTTCCGATGTTACGCAGCTGTGTGGTCTCTGATGAATATCACCATTCGAAAAAAAGGAACGAAAGAAAGTACTCTTGGCATCGAGTCATCGCACAATTTCGCCAGGCATCTCCGGCTAGTCtgttttttaaagcaaattatttttaccgaCTATTGTGATGTTTTTCGAGGCACTCGCCGTTCTGAATGAAGGTGCGTCCGCTGTAACTTCGCAACTGAACACGCCGGTCAAGTCCGAGTGGATTTCCCTCAGTCGAACCTCATTTGCATCCGACTTGTAGAGCTGGAAGTCGAAATAcccttaattcaatttaacagCTTACATGTTATGTTGTTCTACTTCATAACATTTAGAAAAAGTTATAAATGGAATGTtggattagaaaataaaagatagtCAAAACTCttcttatcattttttaataatagctTCATTTCACcaggtcaaaaattaatatgtaaaCACGaagacaaattttcattcgttTAAATAAAGTACATATATTTGCCAACCGTCATAATATAATCGATTTGGgatgctggaaaattattaataagaaagttttttttcgtttttctaTTGCCTAACGCATGAGGTCACAACCCAGCATAAGTCGTGATTTTCGGGCTTCTTGCTTTCATGCGCATTCAGCAGGTCCAGAATCAAGTTGCGAcgagattattttaatgctccggtttgaatttttctcattcattGTCTATTACTTACGTCAATATCAATGCCTGGGATCGGGATGAATTTCATCGGTGGATTCTCCTGTGGGAGGTAGCGATAAAATTCCCTCTGTCCCCGGTACCATTTGACGGAGTAGAGCGGCGCTTCTTGCAAGTCGTACAGACAAATGAATTTGGCACCGTGTCCCGACATTACTGCGGTCGGAAGCATCAGTCGAACGTCTCGAACACAAATACACccttaaaacaaaaccaaGGTTTatactattattatttctgttcttaaattgatgaaaatcatGGGAAGCATGGGAATAACATAGGAGCGACAGGATTTTTTTCACTGAAAGATTCTGCCCGAtagaattattgaaaataaagaatcATTGTGACGGGATGCATGTTATGAAGAGTGGGacctgtatttttttaatactgtATATTCCTAAATTATAGTAATGAATCAAGctaggaaaattgaaaaaagagcTCATGGTACCCGCGTAAAATTTTCTAAGCTTCAAGCTAAcaatttagctgaaattttgtattatttaaaaaagttttaacaaCTGAAAATATCAATGACTGCTGgaacatttataaaaaatgatatttcttcagttttcaaaatatatggGTCAATatgctccaattttttttaagataactATAAAAATAACCTAGACCATGGATgatcatttattatttctaatattgacgacaaatatcaaattaaaaataagttaacggaaaaatgtattttaaaaccaatctTGAGCAACCTTtgtaaaatgctaaaattgatGAATCGTAAAATAACTACCACGGAACTTGATTTAAACATTAGATCAGGCTTCATGAATTAAATGAATTCACCATCAATTAAAAACGCATTCAAGGAGTTTccatttgaaatgaaatcaattGTTTTCATCGGCCGGCGAgccattggaaattttgacttaAATTTGCTGGCTATTTATTAGCAGATGAAGCCTGAAGAGGGCAAGACAATTTccagttttcattttcatttttttagatgcttgtaaaattttcaaaacaaaaacgagCAAACTACATTAAAGCTGTCCTAAAAACGCACACTTAGATGCATGCAAACAAATATGTGTGAGAACATTCCTTTGACAGCGGCGCCAGGGAAGCCAAAGAAACGGAACAACGTATTTTGCTTCCTCTGGCGAAGTGTCAACACTTTTCAGGACCTTTGGCAGAGAACAATATTGAGTAACCGCGCAGCCCCCCTGCCCGATAACTAGATTATAGGGCATTACCGGCCGGACTCTCTATTCTGTCCCTGCACACACGTTCCGTCGCAAAATGCAGCGCAAAAGAAGGCATTAGAATATTTCTACTTCTCCAAGAAATGCACGCGCGTTTGCGCGTGCTAATGGAATTACGGCAGATATGACTGATTGCACCAAAGCATGCATCAGTAACGAGCCATTAGGTTTCCCGACTAAATCTGAATAAGAGGAAGCAAACAACAAAAGAAGCCCTGTACTGTTAGCAAATGCGTGATTTTGATGTTgcgaaaaatgttgaaaaatagtcTTGGAAGTTTTGCAATTTATCCTActtagttatttaatttttagcttgaatttaaaatattataaaaatatatttaaaaaaaattatgactgTAATGGATGTCAAAGCATTaaagtttgattttcaaagatttttttcataattgtatactttttttaaattggattgaacgctttaaaattttatattataggTAATTCTGCAATTTCGAATTCGTCatcctgaatttaaaaatgttaaatgtgcaatttttgtaaatttatgcgctctcaaaattttatctacTTCTATCGGAGAAATTAAAGCAACATCAGCAGGGGAACAGTCGGTAATGTTAAGACTTTTTTCCAggatatttgtttcaaatcaaCGATATTCATTACAGTTAACTacaaaaatctgtaaaaatctTCTACTGAATTTTTGCGGGATTTCCAAGATAATGTTGGAAATGTTTctgttttcaattatttccgcTATTAAACTCATCTTGACCTTCCCTTAAATGAACTGAAGGGGTTAGAAGTTATACGCCCCTTCACTTCTTTTAACCAcctgctaaaattttaatagtaaaaaatatttagttcttGATAGGTCCACCTCGTTCTAGAGAGGCGAACAACTCTCGAAAACTCAGCGTCCCAAAACATCGCGAACGAATGGCTCTGTACAACTCGCTCACAATTTCCACACTCTTCAAAATTGAAGAGGGTTTGTCTTTAAACTCTAAgcaaaaggataaaaaaaatgagtatgaaaaaatatggtCATTTAAGAAAAGCAAAGAAACAAAGAGGTGCGTGGAAAacatcataaataaaaattgttcctTACTTTGGGTGACGAGGAGAAGTTCGAGAGCAAAGAAGATCAGGTACTTTGCAGGCTCCATCacgacaaaaaaaaatcgaaatgttTTTTCCTATATCGGCTTATTGTCTTAATCCGCGGGAGGTGCAACAAGAGCGAAGTTTGACCATAACGCCTGCCGAACGACGGAGTGAGAGGTGAGTGAGTGTTTCAATCGCGGTGGCGATTCGGATGCAAAACGCGCGCCTGCGCCCCCGAACGCGCGTTATTCTTCTGAAGGGTGCTGTTTCCTTCTAGCATCTCAGTCACACACGCACGAATTCCTAATTTATTGGACCAGGTGTGTTGTGTGCCATGCTGAGCTGAGCTGTGCGCGAGGAgaggacaaaataaaaagcgggcACTCGCGAGAAGAGGATATTGTTTGAATTATAACTCGCAGCGCGCTCACTATTAATAGACCCGTTTTCGCCGCGCTTGCGATTGTGCCAgctccaaaatattttcattaacaCACACTTGTGACCGCTTTATTCGTTGTATACTCTGCTACCAGGGCCATTAATACATCGTAAGTGTGGTTTTCAATCATGAATCTCTCCACAGTTTTGTTATAATGTTGTTTGATcgcaccaaaatatttttatataatagaATAAATCCTCACAAGACTTTGATACCCAAGGACAAATTATGTTAAAGAGGAAATATGTTTTATCACAACTAAGGTTTTGTTCATTGATTTTTGGCAAAGAAAAGCTGTGTTGGtgggaaaaatcaagaaattgtgattttcaaaCCAATCTTTTTATCGTTATAAGTGGAACTGAAAAAATCTgagatgtaattttttacctttaaatattcaatgaaaattttaaaattctaaaattttcccacgTTCTgtcgttaaaaatttgtaaaaaaaaaaacggttaCAAGGTtccatgctaatcaagcgttgagcactgtctccttattgaataatcatgatttatttcaccagaagaGAAACTAATCAACTCATATTCGATAAATTCGCTCACTGTTGGCTCGATCGCGATgcgagaggaattaaaatcaaacaataaaatcattgataaacatttaaattgtaattaaaatgattaaccCCATAAggattgttcaattttttttatttgttgaaaattttgatatagtctaaaaattcattgtttctCAGtcctaatttgattattgcacattattgaaattattattcattcaaactaacaatttgatcaactgcttattgtagtagttataaattgaaattttcgattcagattattttcaattgttcgCTAATGTAGGCAGTCAACCAAGCTGATTATTTCCACAATTCTTTAATGTGCAAGAATTAAAGGATAACCTttttgctacagtaaaaacataaaatttgcccattttttctgtaatttgtagtgtttggccaaattttcatttggcatatttttatttctctcgtcgagatctccAATAATGTAATGCGTTACTTTTTAAGAACACTCTTTGTGATATATGAATATGAGATTTCGAGCAGAGGAACAAGCTGACTTTACAGacacaaaaaaatttgcttcgcAACctagttatatttttaatttaacttaatcAACTAGGACCAGTTGTTAACGCATTGGCAACAAGAtactttttaatgtttttaaacgGAAACTATGAATGACTTGAAGGAGTccacataaattatttggatttttttcaaaaaccttTGATCCCTTAATGATTTCGCGGACCAGATAAAACGTTTTCTAAGTTATTCGAAAGTCGAGGAAGCGAAAGAGACGAGATTTTTTGACACTAAACTGTTTTAATGGATTAAGATGATATTTAATGGTTTGAATGGAAGCACCAAAGTTCAAAAGTGTTTAAGGCCACATTTGTTCCATTTAATACACTCTTTTATAGTTTAGGTGTGTTTTT is part of the Cloeon dipterum chromosome 1, ieCloDipt1.1, whole genome shotgun sequence genome and harbors:
- the LOC135941357 gene encoding uncharacterized protein LOC135941357 isoform X2, which codes for MEPAKYLIFFALELLLVTQRCICVRDVRLMLPTAVMSGHGAKFICLYDLQEAPLYSVKWYRGQREFYRYLPQENPPMKFIPIPGIDIDLYKSDANEVRLREIHSDLTGVFSCEVTADAPSFRTASASKNITIVEMPNLAPNVTVEKSLSDEGLSIISVNCTNFYSKPPGKLSIFLNEEPVKEKDLEKFIVPLGKFNVEVVRLNLTLTDEQLNNMNFSLRLKCVSSVFSFTRMTEVLLIEQRLRSESILAAMEESRAPNLIRGGTIWIWIALLCVLR
- the LOC135941357 gene encoding uncharacterized protein LOC135941357 isoform X1, whose protein sequence is MEPAKYLIFFALELLLVTQRCICVRDVRLMLPTAVMSGHGAKFICLYDLQEAPLYSVKWYRGQREFYRYLPQENPPMKFIPIPGIDIDLYKSDANEVRLREIHSDLTGVFSCEVTADAPSFRTASASKNITIVEMPNLAPNVTVEKSLSDEGLSIISVNCTNFYSKPPGKLSIFLNEEPVKEKDLEKFIVPLGKFNVEVVRLNLTLTDEQLNNMNFSLRLKCVSSVFSFTRMTEVLLIEQRLRSESILAAMEESRAPNLIRAPVCCRRHDLDLDCPALRAEVKRLDFN